In Nocardia asteroides, a single genomic region encodes these proteins:
- a CDS encoding acyl-CoA dehydrogenase family protein, which translates to MINLELPKKLRASANQAHQVAAHIFRPISRKYDLAEHEYPVELDTMAAMVEGLNDSGTQKIGGAAGGRSDENGHATELLGNTNGGNMSALLNALETSWGDVGLMLSIPYQGLGNAAIAAVATDDQLARFGKVWASMAITEPSFGSDSAAVSTTAVLDGDEWVLNGEKIFVTAGERSTHIVVWATVDKSLGRAAIKSFVVPRDAPGLSVARLEHKLGIKASDTAVLLLQDCRIPADNILGSPEVNVEKGFAGVMQTFDNTRPLVAAMAIGVARAALEELRGILADAGVEIDYDAPANNQHAAAAEFLRMEADYEAAYLLALRAAWMADNKKPNSLEASMSKAKAGRTGTDITLKAVELAGAIGYSERLLLEKWGRDSKILDIFEGTQQIQQLIVARRVLGLTSTQLK; encoded by the coding sequence ATGATCAACCTCGAACTCCCGAAGAAGCTGCGGGCCAGCGCGAACCAGGCGCACCAGGTGGCCGCGCACATCTTCCGCCCCATCTCGCGCAAGTACGACCTCGCCGAGCACGAGTACCCGGTCGAGCTGGACACCATGGCCGCCATGGTGGAGGGGCTCAACGACTCCGGCACGCAGAAGATCGGCGGCGCCGCAGGCGGCCGCTCGGACGAGAACGGCCACGCCACCGAGCTGCTCGGCAACACCAACGGCGGCAACATGTCGGCGCTGCTGAACGCGCTGGAGACCTCGTGGGGCGACGTCGGGCTCATGCTCTCGATCCCCTACCAGGGGCTCGGCAACGCCGCCATCGCCGCGGTCGCCACCGACGACCAGCTGGCCCGGTTCGGCAAGGTGTGGGCCTCGATGGCGATCACCGAGCCCTCCTTCGGCTCGGACTCGGCCGCCGTCAGCACCACCGCCGTGCTCGACGGCGACGAGTGGGTGCTGAACGGCGAGAAGATCTTCGTCACCGCCGGTGAGCGCTCCACCCACATCGTGGTCTGGGCGACGGTGGACAAGTCGCTCGGCCGCGCGGCGATCAAGTCGTTCGTGGTGCCGCGGGACGCCCCGGGCCTCTCGGTGGCCCGGCTGGAGCACAAGCTCGGCATCAAGGCGTCGGACACCGCCGTGCTGCTGCTGCAGGACTGCCGGATCCCGGCGGACAACATCCTCGGCAGCCCGGAAGTCAACGTGGAGAAGGGCTTCGCGGGGGTCATGCAGACCTTCGACAACACCCGCCCGCTGGTCGCCGCCATGGCCATCGGCGTCGCGCGGGCCGCGCTGGAGGAGCTGCGCGGCATCCTCGCCGACGCGGGCGTCGAGATCGACTACGACGCCCCGGCCAACAACCAGCACGCCGCCGCCGCCGAGTTCCTGCGGATGGAGGCCGACTACGAGGCCGCCTACCTGCTCGCGCTGCGCGCCGCCTGGATGGCCGACAACAAGAAGCCGAACTCGCTGGAAGCCTCGATGTCCAAGGCGAAAGCGGGGCGCACCGGCACCGACATCACGCTCAAGGCGGTCGAGCTGGCCGGTGCGATCGGCTACTCGGAGCGGCTGCTGCTGGAGAAGTGGGGCCGGGACAGCAAGATCCTGGACATCTTCGAGGGCACGCAGCAGATCCAGCAGCTGATCGTGGCGCGCCGGGTGCTCGGGCTCACCAGCACCCAGCTGAAGTAG
- a CDS encoding DUF4189 domain-containing protein has translation MRVMGKVGFAVAAGALAVGSVFGAGTAHAAGQYAAIAVSNSSLYYGVSVDLANFDEANSVALDQCGVADCEVLAAWANGCGALVASDDGYAATSGPNRAEAERAAYELIAQITPTAVLATTGSAQLSGAHIVDVVCTANAR, from the coding sequence ATGAGGGTTATGGGTAAGGTCGGCTTCGCCGTGGCGGCGGGCGCCCTTGCGGTGGGGAGCGTGTTCGGCGCGGGCACGGCGCACGCCGCCGGGCAGTACGCGGCGATCGCGGTGAGCAACAGCTCGCTGTACTACGGGGTCAGCGTCGACCTCGCGAACTTCGACGAGGCCAACAGCGTCGCGCTGGACCAGTGCGGCGTGGCCGACTGCGAGGTCCTCGCGGCCTGGGCGAACGGCTGCGGCGCGCTGGTCGCCAGCGACGACGGCTACGCCGCGACCTCCGGCCCGAACCGGGCCGAGGCCGAGCGCGCCGCCTACGAGCTGATCGCGCAGATCACCCCGACGGCGGTGCTCGCCACCACCGGCTCGGCTCAGCTGAGCGGCGCGCACATCGTCGACGTGGTCTGCACCGCCAACGCCCGCTGA
- a CDS encoding DUF4352 domain-containing protein: MSRGLPWHRRSGGNHTAGAARPISDELPPGFTTPPPGFRARPARSGALMVPLAIIGGILLLWGGAFAVARMTTDPAPLPTAEVRDAALAFQVTGIEPPVKSLGPATATGEYRVLTVVVRNTGDRPRSCADCDQTLVDDLGREFPAAAIPNSAVPPGDTVTVKVAFDVPVGTVPAVLEVHGSQSSAGAKVDLR, from the coding sequence GTGAGCCGCGGATTGCCGTGGCATCGGCGATCAGGGGGCAACCACACCGCGGGGGCGGCGCGGCCGATCAGCGACGAGCTGCCGCCCGGCTTCACGACGCCACCGCCGGGCTTCCGGGCCCGTCCGGCCCGCTCCGGCGCGCTCATGGTGCCGCTCGCGATCATCGGCGGGATCCTGCTGCTCTGGGGCGGAGCCTTCGCCGTCGCCAGGATGACGACCGACCCGGCCCCGCTGCCCACCGCCGAGGTGCGGGACGCGGCGCTGGCCTTCCAGGTCACCGGGATCGAACCGCCGGTGAAATCGCTCGGCCCGGCCACCGCGACCGGTGAGTACCGGGTGCTCACCGTGGTGGTGCGCAACACCGGCGACCGGCCGCGCTCCTGCGCGGACTGCGACCAGACGCTCGTCGACGACCTCGGCCGGGAATTCCCCGCCGCCGCGATCCCGAATTCCGCGGTGCCGCCCGGTGACACCGTTACGGTGAAGGTCGCCTTCGACGTCCCGGTCGGCACCGTTCCCGCGGTGCTGGAGGTGCACGGCTCGCAGTCGTCCGCCGGCGCGAAGGTCGATCTGCGCTAG
- a CDS encoding acyl-CoA synthetase yields the protein MKLAHALEVVKALGVLRQNGVSNPKAPVETLRTMRESQIYGPQATLVRHSARIVPDQVALVDERGELTYRELDDQSTAVARGLEAAGITPGTVIAVLARDHRGLLLSMIAAGKLGVRIALMNTGFAKPQFAEVCEREKVKAVLHDSEFLGLLDALPPELPRYLTWADEGTELPAGAQTLDDLVAANSAEPLPAPPRPGGFIILTSGTTGLPKGAPRTKVSPLATAQIVDRLPFVQRGTMVIVSPIFHSTGLATWLVGTALSNKIVVRRRFDAEGTLKAISDNKANMLVAVPTMLHRMAELPAEVRAKYDLSSLTGIVLAGSALSPELCVKATEVFGPVLYNLYGSTECAVATVAQPDELALAPGTVGRPPITCEVRLYDDEDKQVSAKNTTARIFIRSGAPFEGYTDGRHKQIIDGFMSSGDVGHFDEHGLLMVDGRDDDMIVSGGENVFPQEVENLLLERPDIFDVAVVGVDDVEFGKRLRAFVVPEPGQSPDAEEIKAYVKNNLARYKVPREVVFLDDLPRNPTGKLLRRVLVEYEVTA from the coding sequence ATGAAGTTGGCCCATGCGCTCGAGGTCGTCAAGGCGCTGGGGGTGCTGCGGCAGAACGGGGTCAGCAATCCCAAGGCGCCGGTGGAGACGCTGCGCACCATGCGGGAGTCGCAGATCTACGGTCCGCAGGCAACCCTGGTCCGGCACTCCGCCCGGATCGTGCCCGACCAGGTCGCGCTGGTCGACGAGCGCGGCGAGCTCACCTACCGGGAGCTGGACGACCAGTCCACCGCGGTCGCGCGCGGCCTGGAGGCGGCGGGCATCACCCCGGGCACCGTGATCGCGGTGCTCGCCCGTGACCACCGCGGCCTGCTGCTCTCGATGATCGCGGCGGGCAAGCTCGGCGTCCGGATCGCGCTGATGAACACCGGTTTCGCCAAGCCGCAGTTCGCCGAGGTGTGCGAGCGCGAGAAGGTCAAGGCGGTGCTGCACGACAGCGAGTTCCTCGGGCTGCTCGACGCCCTGCCCCCGGAGCTGCCGCGCTACCTGACCTGGGCGGACGAGGGCACCGAGCTGCCAGCGGGCGCGCAGACCCTGGACGACCTGGTCGCCGCGAACTCCGCCGAGCCGCTCCCGGCGCCCCCGCGCCCCGGCGGCTTCATCATCCTGACCAGCGGCACCACTGGGCTGCCGAAGGGCGCGCCGCGCACCAAGGTCTCGCCGCTGGCGACCGCGCAGATCGTGGATCGGCTGCCGTTCGTGCAGCGCGGCACGATGGTGATCGTCTCGCCGATCTTCCACAGCACCGGCCTCGCCACCTGGCTGGTCGGCACCGCGCTGTCGAACAAGATCGTCGTGCGGCGCCGGTTCGACGCCGAGGGGACGCTGAAGGCGATCTCCGACAACAAGGCGAACATGCTGGTCGCGGTGCCGACCATGCTGCACCGCATGGCGGAGCTGCCCGCCGAGGTGCGCGCGAAGTACGACCTCTCCTCGCTCACCGGCATCGTGCTGGCCGGCTCCGCGCTCTCGCCGGAGCTGTGCGTGAAGGCCACCGAGGTGTTCGGCCCGGTGCTCTACAACCTGTACGGCTCCACCGAGTGCGCCGTCGCCACCGTCGCCCAGCCGGACGAGCTGGCGCTCGCGCCCGGCACCGTCGGCCGCCCGCCGATCACCTGCGAGGTGCGGCTCTACGACGACGAGGACAAGCAGGTGAGCGCGAAGAACACCACCGCGCGCATCTTCATCCGCAGCGGCGCGCCGTTCGAGGGCTACACCGACGGCCGCCACAAGCAGATCATCGACGGCTTCATGTCCAGCGGCGATGTCGGGCACTTCGACGAGCACGGCCTGCTCATGGTCGACGGCCGCGACGACGACATGATCGTCTCCGGCGGCGAGAACGTCTTCCCGCAGGAGGTGGAGAACCTGCTGCTGGAGCGGCCGGACATCTTCGACGTCGCGGTGGTCGGCGTGGACGACGTGGAGTTCGGCAAGCGGCTGCGCGCCTTCGTCGTCCCGGAGCCGGGGCAGAGCCCGGACGCCGAGGAGATCAAGGCGTACGTGAAGAACAACCTCGCCAGGTACAAGGTGCCGCGCGAGGTGGTCTTCCTGGACGACCTGCCGCGCAACCCCACCGGCAAGCTGCTGCGCCGGGTCCTGGTGGAGTACGAAGTCACCGCCTGA
- a CDS encoding acyl-CoA synthetase, whose amino-acid sequence MALPAPIRKASDLALGVNVMLKRRLFNPLRLDHAARSAINVLKFGPFAGVVMHAAQTRPDAAAIVDELGEITFGELDRRANALARGFTENGIGPGDVVAVLARDHRGMVLSLLAAGKLGVRAVLMNTGFAKPQFADVAEREKVKAVLHDSEFLDLMSAIPSGIPHVLTWVDEKDGADPAIPTLDSLIAGRDTTPLPAPEKPGGMVILTSGTTGTPKGAPRDRVSPFASAQFIDRVPLPRNGTMIMAAPIFHGTGLSQFTLGLALGNRVVFQQRRFSPEGTLANIQKYRADSLVVVPTMLQRMLDLGDEVLAKYDVGSLKVIFAAGSAIAPDVVTRALDHFNDSLYNLYGSTECAVMTVATPADLRKAPTTAGKAPVGIRIVLLDENRKPITEPGVTGTIFVDNGFAFTGYTDGRSKEIVDGMMNSGDVGHVDADGLLFIDGRDDDMIVSGGENVFPLEVENLIAGREDVFEAAVVGVDDREYGKRLRAFVVPGPGSSRDPQEIKEYVKANLARYKVPREVVFLDELPRNATGKLLRKPLAEMDVDG is encoded by the coding sequence ATGGCACTCCCGGCCCCGATCCGCAAGGCGAGCGATCTCGCTCTCGGCGTCAACGTCATGCTCAAGCGGCGGCTCTTCAATCCGCTGCGGCTCGACCACGCCGCCCGCTCGGCGATCAACGTGCTCAAGTTCGGGCCGTTCGCCGGGGTCGTCATGCACGCCGCGCAGACCAGGCCGGATGCCGCCGCCATCGTGGACGAGCTCGGCGAGATCACCTTCGGCGAGCTGGACCGCCGCGCCAACGCGCTGGCCCGCGGCTTCACCGAGAACGGCATCGGCCCCGGCGACGTGGTCGCCGTGCTGGCCCGCGACCACCGCGGCATGGTGCTCAGCCTGCTCGCCGCGGGCAAGCTCGGCGTGCGGGCGGTGCTGATGAACACCGGCTTCGCCAAGCCGCAGTTCGCCGACGTGGCCGAGCGCGAGAAGGTCAAGGCGGTGCTGCACGACAGCGAGTTCCTCGACCTGATGAGCGCCATCCCGTCCGGCATCCCGCACGTGCTGACCTGGGTGGACGAGAAGGACGGCGCCGATCCGGCCATCCCGACGCTGGACTCGCTGATCGCGGGCCGCGACACCACCCCGCTCCCCGCGCCGGAGAAGCCGGGCGGCATGGTGATCCTGACCAGCGGCACCACCGGCACCCCGAAGGGCGCCCCGCGCGACCGGGTGAGCCCCTTCGCCTCCGCGCAGTTCATCGACCGGGTGCCGCTGCCGCGCAACGGCACCATGATCATGGCGGCGCCGATCTTCCACGGCACCGGGCTCTCCCAGTTCACCCTCGGGCTCGCGCTCGGTAACCGGGTGGTCTTCCAGCAGCGCCGGTTCAGCCCGGAGGGCACGCTCGCGAACATCCAGAAGTACCGGGCCGACTCGCTGGTCGTGGTGCCGACCATGCTGCAGCGCATGCTCGACCTCGGCGACGAGGTGCTGGCGAAGTACGACGTCGGCAGCCTGAAGGTGATTTTCGCGGCCGGTTCGGCCATCGCGCCGGACGTGGTCACCCGCGCGCTCGACCACTTCAACGACAGCCTCTACAACCTGTACGGCTCCACCGAGTGCGCGGTCATGACCGTGGCCACCCCGGCCGACCTGCGCAAGGCGCCGACCACCGCGGGCAAGGCTCCGGTCGGGATCCGGATCGTGCTGCTGGACGAGAATCGGAAGCCGATCACCGAGCCCGGCGTCACCGGGACCATCTTCGTCGACAACGGCTTCGCCTTCACCGGGTACACCGACGGGCGCAGCAAGGAGATCGTCGACGGGATGATGAACAGCGGCGACGTCGGGCACGTCGACGCCGACGGGCTGCTCTTCATCGACGGCCGCGACGACGACATGATCGTCTCCGGCGGCGAGAACGTCTTCCCGCTCGAGGTGGAGAATCTGATCGCCGGGCGCGAGGACGTCTTCGAGGCGGCGGTGGTCGGGGTGGACGACCGCGAGTACGGGAAGCGGCTGCGCGCCTTCGTGGTGCCCGGGCCCGGGTCGAGCCGGGATCCGCAGGAGATCAAGGAGTACGTCAAGGCGAATCTGGCGCGGTACAAGGTGCCGCGCGAGGTGGTCTTCCTGGACGAGCTGCCGCGCAACGCCACCGGGAAGCTGCTGCGCAAGCCGCTCGCCGAGATGGACGTGGATGGCTGA
- a CDS encoding TerD family protein: protein MNSSPGSALPKGGNVPLGGGQVRITVAPNGIDVSVLCVGADGKVGGDADFVFYNQPESPDGAVRLAGGAISVDLSRVAARVERLVVAASVDTGTVAGVPLAVRVSDGVAAHDLAVGGLSTETTVVLGEIYRRGGAWKLRNVGQGYASGLAGLATDYGITVDDPGTPATPAPGAVPPPPSGFATPPGAPGGFMPPPPAPAGYPPPQQGAPGGFTAPPGAGGPGPNLVKRSITLEKNSAPVLLRKAPVVRLRVGWTSGTDYEAYALVVLTDGTVVHVATFDAQGIPANPQFKDLVRHLGDRGRGDVNRGGGSTEEIIEVRFAPEIAAVVPVAYSAINNGTGSFHKYRVTLAIDSGGEEEVTIPADQAKKSSWIFTCVPGIVYNRPDGVLVERLELYSRRMSEHRPKAILHPDGRVEVRMDKGPLNTFKRDNT, encoded by the coding sequence GTGAACTCGAGCCCGGGTAGTGCCCTGCCGAAGGGCGGCAATGTGCCGCTCGGCGGTGGGCAGGTGCGGATCACGGTGGCGCCGAACGGCATCGACGTCTCGGTGCTGTGCGTCGGGGCGGACGGGAAGGTCGGCGGGGATGCCGACTTCGTGTTCTACAACCAGCCGGAGTCGCCGGACGGGGCGGTGCGGCTGGCCGGTGGGGCGATCAGCGTCGACCTTTCCCGGGTCGCCGCGCGGGTCGAGCGGCTCGTCGTCGCCGCCTCCGTCGACACCGGGACCGTCGCGGGGGTTCCGCTGGCGGTTCGGGTGAGTGACGGTGTCGCCGCGCACGACCTGGCCGTCGGGGGGTTGAGTACCGAGACGACGGTGGTGCTCGGGGAGATCTACCGGCGCGGCGGGGCGTGGAAGTTGCGCAATGTCGGGCAGGGGTACGCGTCCGGGTTGGCCGGGTTGGCGACGGACTACGGGATCACCGTCGACGATCCCGGAACCCCGGCCACGCCCGCGCCCGGCGCCGTCCCGCCGCCGCCGAGCGGTTTCGCCACACCGCCGGGTGCTCCGGGCGGATTCATGCCCCCACCTCCCGCTCCCGCCGGATATCCGCCACCGCAGCAAGGCGCGCCCGGCGGGTTCACGGCACCGCCCGGGGCGGGCGGCCCGGGCCCGAACCTGGTCAAACGCTCGATCACGCTCGAGAAGAACTCGGCACCGGTACTGCTGCGGAAGGCACCGGTGGTGCGGCTGCGGGTGGGGTGGACCTCGGGCACCGACTACGAGGCGTACGCGCTGGTGGTGCTGACCGACGGCACGGTGGTGCACGTCGCCACCTTCGACGCCCAGGGCATCCCGGCGAACCCGCAGTTCAAGGACCTCGTGCGGCACCTGGGCGACCGGGGGCGCGGCGACGTGAACCGCGGCGGCGGGAGCACCGAGGAGATCATCGAGGTGCGGTTCGCACCGGAGATCGCCGCGGTGGTGCCGGTGGCGTACTCGGCGATCAACAACGGCACCGGGTCGTTCCACAAGTACCGGGTGACGCTCGCCATCGACAGCGGCGGCGAGGAGGAGGTCACCATCCCGGCCGACCAGGCGAAGAAGTCGAGCTGGATCTTCACCTGCGTCCCCGGCATCGTCTACAACCGCCCGGACGGCGTGCTGGTCGAGCGGCTGGAGCTGTACAGCAGGCGGATGTCGGAGCACCGCCCCAAGGCGATCCTGCACCCGGATGGCCGGGTCGAGGTCAGGATGGACAAGGGCCCGCTCAACACCTTCAAGCGCGACAACACCTGA
- a CDS encoding PepSY-associated TM helix domain-containing protein: MSITDVSPPDTSPDDVPTPAPRRTLQPLALRLHFYAGLFVAPFILIAAVTGALYAISPTLEAITSKDLLRVPVGQIEAPLAEQVRNGVAVRPDLTLVAVAPAPTPGDTTRVLFADPALGESERRAVFVNPYTAEPVGDAVVYGSSGALPLRTWISQLHRHLHLGEPGRLYSELAASWLWVIVLAGLALWIRRVRARRARNSAAWLLAPDSAQRGRNRLLTWHGALGTWALPMALVLSATGMTWSTYAGANIDELRAQLSWVTPAVSGTLPGAEPAHAPGGDHHPAGHTPAPEVDPATRIAELDAVLAAARADGVTQPAEITVPSAADEAFIVKERRIPGTYSADAVAVDGTTAQVTDRLPYAEWPLMAKFTNWGIQFHMGLLFGLVNQLLLLATAIGLSTVILLGYRMWWRRRPARATGRSLGATAPRRGALRSTPLPLAVAAVAAALLVGWFVPLFGLSLLGFLAVDFLLGLFNRAPAVTD, from the coding sequence ATGAGCATCACCGATGTCAGCCCACCCGACACCTCCCCCGACGACGTCCCCACCCCGGCACCCCGCCGCACCCTGCAACCCCTCGCCCTGCGCCTGCACTTCTACGCGGGCCTCTTCGTCGCCCCGTTCATCCTGATCGCCGCCGTGACCGGCGCCCTCTACGCCATCTCCCCCACCCTGGAGGCCATCACCTCCAAGGACCTCCTGCGCGTCCCGGTCGGGCAGATCGAGGCCCCGCTCGCCGAGCAGGTGCGCAACGGCGTCGCCGTCCGCCCCGACCTCACGCTGGTCGCGGTGGCCCCCGCCCCCACCCCCGGCGACACCACCCGGGTGCTCTTCGCCGACCCTGCCCTCGGCGAATCCGAACGCCGCGCGGTGTTCGTGAACCCCTACACCGCCGAGCCGGTCGGCGACGCGGTGGTCTACGGCAGCTCCGGCGCGCTCCCGCTGCGCACCTGGATCTCCCAGCTGCACCGCCACCTGCACCTGGGCGAGCCGGGCCGGCTCTACAGCGAGCTGGCCGCCTCCTGGCTGTGGGTGATCGTGCTGGCCGGGCTGGCGCTGTGGATCCGCCGGGTGCGGGCGCGGCGGGCCCGCAACTCCGCGGCCTGGCTGCTCGCCCCCGACTCCGCGCAGCGCGGCCGCAACCGGCTGCTCACCTGGCACGGCGCGCTCGGTACCTGGGCACTGCCGATGGCGCTGGTCCTCTCCGCCACCGGCATGACCTGGTCCACCTACGCGGGCGCGAACATCGACGAGCTGCGCGCCCAGCTGAGCTGGGTCACCCCCGCGGTCAGCGGCACGCTGCCCGGCGCCGAACCCGCGCACGCGCCCGGCGGCGACCACCACCCCGCCGGGCACACCCCCGCCCCCGAGGTGGACCCGGCCACCAGGATCGCCGAGCTGGACGCCGTGCTCGCGGCCGCCCGCGCCGACGGCGTCACCCAGCCCGCCGAGATCACCGTGCCGAGCGCGGCCGATGAGGCGTTCATCGTGAAGGAGCGGCGGATCCCGGGCACCTACAGCGCCGACGCGGTCGCGGTGGACGGCACCACCGCACAGGTCACCGACCGGCTTCCGTACGCGGAGTGGCCGCTCATGGCCAAGTTCACCAACTGGGGCATCCAGTTCCACATGGGGCTGCTGTTCGGGCTGGTCAACCAGCTGCTGCTGCTGGCAACGGCGATCGGGCTGAGCACGGTGATCCTGCTCGGCTACCGCATGTGGTGGCGCAGGCGCCCGGCGCGCGCGACCGGCCGGAGCCTCGGCGCCACGGCGCCACGCCGCGGTGCGCTGCGCTCGACGCCGCTGCCGCTCGCGGTGGCCGCGGTGGCGGCCGCGCTGCTGGTCGGCTGGTTCGTCCCGCTGTTCGGGCTGAGCCTGCTCGGCTTCCTCGCGGTCGACTTCCTGCTCGGGCTGTTCAACCGCGCCCCGGCCGTAACCGACTGA
- a CDS encoding SRPBCC family protein codes for MSTMTAAVDVEVPIRTAYNQWTQFESFPHFMEGVEEIRQLDDKHTHWRIKVGPVTKEFDATITEQHPDERVAWKSDSGPEHAGVITFHRLDDTHTRVTAQIDVDPDGFLEQVADKTGVLKHRVNGDLDRFKTFIEKQGHETGAWRGDVPRPDQQAPGTI; via the coding sequence ATGAGCACGATGACCGCGGCAGTCGACGTCGAGGTTCCGATCCGGACCGCGTACAACCAGTGGACCCAGTTCGAGTCCTTCCCGCACTTCATGGAGGGCGTCGAGGAGATCCGCCAGCTCGACGACAAGCACACGCACTGGCGCATCAAGGTCGGCCCGGTGACGAAGGAGTTCGACGCCACGATCACCGAGCAGCACCCCGACGAGCGGGTGGCCTGGAAGTCGGACAGCGGCCCCGAGCACGCGGGCGTGATCACCTTCCACCGCCTGGACGACACCCACACCAGGGTGACCGCCCAGATCGATGTCGACCCGGACGGCTTCCTGGAGCAGGTGGCCGACAAGACCGGTGTGCTGAAGCACCGGGTCAACGGCGACCTCGATCGCTTCAAGACATTCATCGAGAAGCAGGGGCACGAGACCGGTGCCTGGCGCGGCGATGTCCCCCGCCCGGATCAGCAGGCGCCCGGCACCATCTGA
- a CDS encoding sodium:solute symporter family protein, which translates to MLAAESLRLDASAVDFALVALYFVFVIGIGLLARQRVSSSIDFFLSGRSLPAWVTGLAFISANLGAVEIMGMSANGAEYGFPTFHYFWIGAIPAMLFLGVVMMPFYYGSKVRSVPEFMRRRFGTGAHLVNALSFAVAQILIAGVNLYLLGTILNVLLGWPLWVSVVVAAVIVLSYITLGGLSAAIYNEVLQFFVIVAALLPLTLVGLHKAGGWSGLKERIIDSPGGAAQLESWPGNELSGFSNNFLSVLGIVFGLGFVLSFGYWTTNFVEVQRALATHSISAARRTPIIGAYPKMFIPLIVVIPGMISAVLVPEMAEYKAQRAANPDFTGDTSYNQALLYLMKDVLPNGLLGVGLAGLLAAFMAGMAANISAFNTVFSYDLWQQYVKKDRPDGYYLRIGRLATIGATVAAIFTAFIAGNFANIMDYLQTLFSFFNAPLFATFILGMFWKRMTPTAGWAGLVAGTASAIFVFLLNEFEVTSLSGQGASFVAAGTAFVVDIVVSVVVTRFTAPKPAAELAGLVYSETPKEMRTDPDADSLPWYQRPVLLAGIALVLVIALNIFVG; encoded by the coding sequence GTGCTCGCCGCCGAGTCCCTCCGGCTGGACGCGAGCGCCGTGGACTTCGCGCTGGTGGCGCTCTACTTCGTGTTCGTCATCGGCATCGGGCTGCTGGCGCGGCAGCGCGTCTCGTCCAGCATCGACTTCTTCCTCTCCGGCCGCTCGCTGCCCGCCTGGGTGACCGGCCTCGCCTTCATCTCGGCGAATCTGGGCGCGGTCGAGATCATGGGCATGTCGGCCAACGGCGCCGAGTACGGCTTCCCGACGTTCCACTACTTCTGGATCGGCGCCATCCCCGCCATGCTCTTCCTCGGCGTGGTGATGATGCCCTTCTACTACGGCTCCAAGGTGCGCTCGGTGCCGGAGTTCATGCGCAGGCGCTTCGGCACCGGCGCGCACCTGGTGAACGCGCTGAGCTTCGCGGTGGCGCAGATCCTCATCGCCGGGGTGAACCTGTACCTGCTCGGCACCATCCTGAACGTGCTGCTCGGCTGGCCGCTGTGGGTGTCGGTGGTGGTCGCCGCGGTGATCGTGCTCTCCTACATCACCCTGGGCGGGCTCTCGGCCGCCATCTACAACGAGGTGCTGCAGTTCTTCGTGATCGTGGCGGCGCTGCTGCCGCTCACCCTGGTCGGGCTGCACAAGGCGGGCGGCTGGAGCGGGCTGAAGGAGCGGATCATCGACTCGCCCGGCGGCGCCGCGCAGCTGGAGTCCTGGCCGGGCAACGAGCTGAGCGGGTTCAGCAACAACTTCCTCTCGGTCCTCGGCATCGTCTTCGGCCTGGGCTTCGTGCTCTCCTTCGGCTACTGGACGACGAACTTCGTCGAGGTGCAGCGGGCCCTGGCCACGCACTCCATCTCGGCGGCGCGGCGCACCCCGATCATCGGCGCCTACCCGAAGATGTTCATCCCGCTGATCGTCGTGATCCCCGGCATGATCAGCGCGGTGCTGGTGCCGGAGATGGCCGAGTACAAGGCGCAGCGGGCGGCGAACCCGGACTTCACCGGGGACACCTCGTACAACCAGGCGCTGCTGTACCTGATGAAGGACGTGCTGCCGAACGGGCTGCTCGGCGTCGGCCTGGCCGGGCTGCTCGCCGCGTTCATGGCGGGCATGGCCGCGAACATCTCCGCGTTCAACACGGTGTTCAGCTACGACCTGTGGCAGCAGTACGTGAAGAAGGACCGGCCGGACGGCTACTACCTCCGGATCGGCCGGCTCGCGACGATCGGCGCCACCGTTGCCGCGATCTTCACCGCGTTCATCGCGGGCAACTTCGCCAACATCATGGACTACCTGCAGACGCTGTTCAGCTTCTTCAACGCGCCGCTCTTCGCCACCTTCATCCTCGGCATGTTCTGGAAGCGGATGACCCCGACCGCGGGCTGGGCCGGGCTGGTCGCCGGTACCGCATCGGCGATCTTCGTCTTCCTGCTCAACGAGTTCGAGGTGACCTCGCTCTCCGGGCAGGGCGCGAGCTTCGTGGCCGCGGGAACGGCGTTCGTGGTCGACATCGTGGTGAGCGTGGTGGTCACCCGGTTCACCGCGCCGAAGCCGGCCGCCGAGCTGGCCGGGCTGGTGTACTCGGAGACGCCGAAGGAGATGCGCACCGACCCGGACGCGGACTCGCTGCCCTGGTACCAGCGGCCGGTGCTGCTCGCCGGTATCGCGCTGGTGCTGGTCATCGCGCTGAACATCTTCGTCGGATAA